A stretch of the Rosa rugosa chromosome 5, drRosRugo1.1, whole genome shotgun sequence genome encodes the following:
- the LOC133708136 gene encoding 4-coumarate--CoA ligase-like 1, with the protein MGTLVPSSAQDLQEHIFRSQLPAVQVPENLTLPEFVLKDAELYADNVAFVEAVTGKKITYREVVRDTGRFAKALRSLGLRKGHVVIVVLPNVAEYAIVALGIMAAGGVFSGANPAGHASEIKKQVVAADAKIIVTNGASYEKVKAFGVPVIAIGEESIEGAMNWNNLLEAADRAGANIYQEKVQQTDLCALPFSSGTTGLSKGVMLTHRNLVANLSSTLFGVTPEMIGKVTVLGLIPFFHIYGITGICCATLRNKGKVVVMGRYELRTFLNALISQEVTFAPIVPPIILNLVKHPIVDEFDLSKLKLQAVMTAAAPLAPDLLKAFESKFPGVQVQEAYGLTEHSCITLTHAGQGFKAKKNSVGFILPNMEVKFIDPETGRSLPRNTPGEICVLSQCTMQGYYNNEEETMRTIDTNGWLHTGDIGYIDDDDNVFIVDRIKELIKFKGFQVAPAELEAILLTHPSVEDVAVVPLPDEEAGEIPAACVVKAAGAKESEEDIINYVASNVAQYKKVRVVHFVDTIPKSPSGKIMRRLVKDTMIEKIKASKLSSN; encoded by the exons ATGGGAACATTAGTGCCGAGTTCAGCCCAAGATCTGCAGGAACATATATTCCGAAGCCAATTGCCCGCTGTCCAGGTGCCTGAAAACCTCACATTGCCAGAATTTGTGCTCAAAGATGCCGAGTTGTATGCTGACAATGTTGCCTTTGTGGAGGCTGTGACTGGAAAGAAAATCACTTACCGTGAGGTGGTTAGAGACACCGGTAGGTTTGCCAAGGCCTTAAGGTCTCTAGGCCTTAGAAAGGGGCATGTGGTCATTGTTGTTCTTCCCAATGTAGCTGAGTATGCCATTGTTGCTTTGGGAATAATGGCTGCTGGTGGTGTGTTTTCGGGTGCAAACCCTGCGGGGCATGCATCCGAAATCAAAAAACAGGTGGTTGCTGCTGATGCCAAGATAATTGTGACAAATGGCGCTAGCTATGAAAAG GTAAAAGCTTTCGGGGTACCAGTAATTGCAATCGGTGAGGAGAGTATTGAAGGTGCTATGAATTGGAACAACTTGCTTGAAGCAGCAGACCGTGCCGGAGCTAATATCTATCAGGAGAAAGTCCAACAGACTGATCTATGTGCTCTTCCCTTCTCGTCGGGCACAACAGGACTATCCAAAGGTGTAATGCTGACTCACCGCAATCTTGTAGCTAACCTCAGCTCCACACTCTTTGGAGTAACGCCAGAAATGATAGGAAAAGTCACTGTACTAGGCCTAATTCCCTTCTTCCACATCTATGGGATCACCGGAATATGTTGTGCTACGCTTAGAAACAAAGGGAAAGTTGTGGTAATGGGAAGATACGAACTTAGGACCTTTCTGAACGCACTGATCTCACAAGAGGTCACGTTTGCCCCCATTGTGCCACCGATCATTTTGAACTTAGTGAAGCATCCAATAGTGGATGAATTCGATCTAAGCAAGCTCAAACTCCAGGCTGTTATGACTGCAGCTGCTCCACTTGCGCCGGATCTCCTCAAAGCATTCGAAAGCAAGTTCCCTGGAGTCCAAGTCCAAGAG GCATATGGACTGACTGAGCATAGCTGCATTACTCTGACTCATGCCGGACAGGGTTTTAAGGCAAAGAAAAACTCAGTTGGGTTTATTCTCCCAAACATGGAAGTTAAATTCATCGATCCTGAAACTGGTAGATCACTCCCAAGAAACACCCCTGGTGAAATTTGTGTGTTGAGTCAATGCACCATGCAAG GTTACTACAACAATGAAGAGGAGACTATGAGGACCATCGACACGAATGGTTGGCTTCACACTGGTGACATTGGCTACATTGATGATGATGACAACGTCTTCATTGTCGATCGCATCAAGGAATTGATCAAATTCAAAGGTTTCCAA GTAGCTCCTGCTGAACTTGAGGCCATCCTTCTGACTCATCCCTCAGTCGAAGACGTAGCAGTAGTCCC ACTGCCAGATGAAGAAGCTGGGGAAATACCAGCAGCATGTGTTGTGAAGGCAGCCGGTGCAAAAGAGAGTGAAGAAGACATAATCAACTATGTGGCCTCAAATGTTGCACAATACAAGAAAGTGAGAGTGGTGCACTTTGTGGACACCATTCCGAAATCACCCTCTGGAAAAATCATGAGGAGGCTTGTGAAGGACACAATGATAGAAAAGATCAAGGCATCCAAGCTCAGCAGCAATTAA